In Desulfovibrio sp. Fe33, the DNA window CGTCCGCGCCGAGGGTTCGGCCTTCCTCCGAGTTGATCAGGGCGTCGCCGGTGGATGTCTGCTCCACTGTGGAAACCAGGGTGGCCGTCAGGTCGTCCAGGTTGGACACGGTGAAGATGGCGTCGTCCACATCGCCGGAGTAGCCGCCGGGCGTGTGCGCAATGGACTTCAGGTCCGCATCCGAAGGAGCGGAAGAGCCGATGCCGATGGCGTACGACGTGCTGAAGTTCTGGTCGACGAAGTCTTCCCAGGCGCTTTGTTCGCTGCTGTTCAGCTCATGGCCGCTGTTCGGCTGGCCATCGGAGATGAAGTAGGCAACGGAGTTGCCGGAGTTGATGCTGCTGTCGGCTGCGATCGTGGACCATACTTGCTTCGCCTTGGCGATGGCGTCGTCGTATTCCGTTCCTCCGCCCGCAGACAGCGTGTCCAGATAATTGGACAGCGAGGTCAGGTCGGTGAAGGTGGTGGGAGCGGCCACGCCGTTGTATGCGAAGGTCACGATCTGGATGTTGAATCCGCCGTTTTCGTCATACGCGGCAGCCAGTTCCTTGATGGAATCGACGGCCATTTCGAGGCGGCTCTTGGTGGTCGTGTCGTTCCATGGAATGGTGTTTCCGTTCTGATCCCACTGCATGCTGCCGGACGTATCCAAGGTGATCAGGATGTTGGTCACCTGGGAGGTGTCGGTGCTCTCGGGAATGGCTACCTCGTAGCTCGGGGCTATGGGATTATCGTCCGCCACGTGGAAGTCGGTGCTGGCCGTATCCAGAGTGGTAGTGCCGTCGACCACGCCGAAGCTGAGGCTGAAGTCGAGGTCATGCGCCTGCTGCATCGGGTCTGTCTGCTGCGTGTTGTCAACCGCATCGGTCAACTGCAACGTGTAGGTGAAGGTGCCGGTATCGGAATTGTAGCTGTCGATGGTGAGCGTGGCGTCGTTTTCGCCGTCGCCGTCCAGGTCCATGTCGGAGCTGTGGCCGACGAGCGTTTCGAATCCTCCCGAAGTATCGAGGGACACCGTGGTGCCGCTGGGCGGGGTGATGGTGATGGCGTCAACCACATTGCCTGGATCTTCGACGGTGAAGGTGCTGGTCACGGATGAGCCGGCTCCTTCCGGGATGTCGTCGCCGGAGCCGTCGGACAGGGCCGCTTCGTAGAGCGTGCCCCCCAGACCGCTGGTGATGCTGGCGTCGTTATCCAGGATATCCGTGGTGATGGCTCCGTTGGTTGCGGAAACCGCGATATTTTCGAAGTTGCCGCCCACGGGGTTCTTGAGCGTGATGACGACGTTCTCAGTCCCTTCGGACAGATTGTCGTCGATAGTGGTCAGGTCCAGCGTGGTGCTGGATTGGCCGTTGGCGATGGTTACCTGGGTGACGCCGTGGAAGTCGGTGCCGTTGGCGGCAGTTCCGCTGTACTCCACATCAATGGTCACAGTGTCGTGGGCCGGGTTGTCCAGGCTGATGGTGTAGGTGGCGGTTTCGCCCTCGGTTACGCTGGTGTCGCCGGTGATGCTCACATGTGTGGTGTCCACGGTGTCGCTGACGGTCACGGTGGCCGTGCCGGAGATGTCCAGGTCCTCGTAGTTTCCGCCCGCCACGGACTCGATGCCCACCGTGTAGGAGCCGCCGTCATTGTAGACGTCGTCGCCCTGCACGTCGAACGGGGTGGAGGCCGCCGAGCTCTGCCCGGCCGGGATGGTCACGGTCTGGCCGTTGTCCAGGGTGATGACCAGGTCGGAGCCGGTCACGGGATGGTCTACGGACGCGGTGATGGTCGCCTGGCCGGTGCCCTCGTCCACGGAGACGTCGCCGAGCGTCACGGTGGTGGTGTCCACGGTGTCGCTGACGGTCACGGTGGCCGTGTCGTCGGTGTTCAGGTTCTCGTAGTTGCCGCCGGTCGCGGAATCGATGCCGACGGTAAAGGAGCCGCCGTCCACGTAGGGGTCGTCGCCCTGCACCGCGAAGGTGGCGCTGCCG includes these proteins:
- a CDS encoding immunoglobulin-like domain-containing protein; the protein is GDVSVDEGGNATITATVDNAPQTDLTLNLSNGETVTIAAGTTTGSATFAVQGDDPYVDGGSFTVGIDSATGGNYENLNTDDTATVTVSDTVDTTTVTLGDVSVDEGTGQATITASVDHPVTGSDLVITLDNGQTVTIPAGQSSAASTPFDVQGDDVYNDGGSYTVGIESVAGGNYEDLDISGTATVTVSDTVDTTHVSITGDTSVTEGETATYTISLDNPAHDTVTIDVEYSGTAANGTDFHGVTQVTIANGQSSTTLDLTTIDDNLSEGTENVVITLKNPVGGNFENIAVSATNGAITTDILDNDASITSGLGGTLYEAALSDGSGDDIPEGAGSSVTSTFTVEDPGNVVDAITITPPSGTTVSLDTSGGFETLVGHSSDMDLDGDGENDATLTIDSYNSDTGTFTYTLQLTDAVDNTQQTDPMQQAHDLDFSLSFGVVDGTTTLDTASTDFHVADDNPIAPSYEVAIPESTDTSQVTNILITLDTSGSMQWDQNGNTIPWNDTTTKSRLEMAVDSIKELAAAYDENGGFNIQIVTFAYNGVAAPTTFTDLTSLSNYLDTLSAGGGTEYDDAIAKAKQVWSTIAADSSINSGNSVAYFISDGQPNSGHELNSSEQSAWEDFVDQNFSTSYAIGIGSSAPSDADLKSIAHTPGGYSGDVDDAIFTVSNLDDLTATLVSTVEQTSTGDALINSEEGRTLGADDDGNPTLLSLSYDLGDGNGVHNLTFDPSNPDAVQTITLEHGAVLEINGHGEYTYTAGIVDSDYSVDFTYTVQDGDGSQATGVVTFTSQDMDAAGALLAVDDAAHGVEGQIQTNTIDDVYIVPDYFGSAQDFEGEVSTQSFAVNGLATDAVTVSAEVAVMNYRHGDTLTVRLVDSEGNTVAGSEQSFTRSGTYSFDLAASGEYHLVMFGDDTTRDPSMWATLEEVRLDGALATYTEMTGSTDPAPGNVLDNDMASGALTVTEISFAGETHDVTAGGIDIDGSYGTLHINQDGSYTYTQHDGDLGFVDLNDTFTYTVFNGTTTDQADLTIHLTSSHNDASAHTVIGTDSGETLNGTTGADILDGGDGNDVLYGLAGDDLLLGGAGNDTLYGGDGNDTLYGGAGDDVMTTGNGDNSVYAGSGDDMVTLGNGADTIFINPDYIGDGGGSLTVHGFEGSDSLNLSPSLANMDVDIQSSTTDPGALVLTFSGVDGGSDDLVVSLMGVIPTTADIHEHYDPSVVTDDINTVIQDIINSANN